The following are from one region of the Plasmodium gaboni strain SY75 chromosome 12, whole genome shotgun sequence genome:
- a CDS encoding putative serine/threonine protein kinase has translation MLKFRSICTTLIGGKVYNINGKTIREEKLISEGAYSFVYMAKDLNTNKAYTIKKTICQDKEKINMAKKEIDILKSLPPHKNIVQYYGSTIISENNYKIVIMLMEYCERGNLLNIFEKNKDKIKEIHIVNILKDIITGLYFIHNQEIPIIHRDIKLENILCDKNGVYKICDFCSHSISNSFFPNDLNKTELNKLKEEIERDTTLIYRPPELIDLYSNLEISSKIDIWMLGCILYLLLFKIHPFQNNNFLSIINASFTIPYSIKYSKRIISILLMTLNKNPKNRIDTSTLLFILENYADLKKWFAYIPADIKKRVNEIFEKMNELNMNNKHSDLIEVSHEKLIDVKISSQKYESKVPKCNNNFLKFFTTTNLSGDIFKKKILTDQNRKEDKQVKLTEGGLTDQVAINKKDILKDEETDQVAINKKDILKDETTNNVVTNDETVKLPNDNIINNAGNKMDNNKNNKSDEILDNIVNSIDIKNSVPDQSENKSTSHSYNLITIESKETLIIDHMDYDSVGDKMNTDFSFQDTLCVNEKKSMNSFSNDLKDIKVEKDIQKGDYSENIQVVKNNNDVHQKDLKKVDEGTNLLSLDVFHCEEETNDFKKKKEGNYIKQNESNYIKQNESNYIKQNESNYIKQNESNYIKQNESNYIKQNESNYIKQNEIDFICSDTNLNNDINLFDVIQNNDLKKKEEFLNINTNNEHDKNTTTCSNEYYNFGSFYDPWNNNTKDNNFFGGDNYCVNKNNLIYNNDLFFDNYELSTTNNIEKKNHDLKNNCMDINNNIFSNKNYYEHVDKKEKNISYEYNMNHHSIYSSYKNEKRCNLNDIKQNNNNNNNSKYIVSDKNDKFSELLEEFQKCSIK, from the coding sequence ATGCTTAAATTTCGAAGTATCTGTACTACCTTAATTGGTGGTAAggtttataatataaatggTAAGACGATTAGAGAAGAGAAATTAATTTCTGAAGGAGCTTATTCATTTGTTTATATGGCCAAAGATCTAAACACGAATAAAGCATATACTATAAAGAAGACAATATGTCaagataaagaaaaaataaacatggctaaaaaagaaatagatattttaaaaagttTACCTCctcataaaaatatagttCAATATTATGGATCAACTATTATTTCAGAGAATAATTACAAAATAGTTATTATGTTAATGGAATACTGTGAGAGAGGAAActtattaaatatatttgaaaaaaataaagataagATTAAAGAAATTCatattgtaaatatattgaaagatataattacaggtttatattttatacataatCAAGAAATTCCTATAATACATCGAGATATAAAACTcgaaaatatattatgtgataaaaatggtgtatataaaatttgtGACTTTTGTTCACATTCTATAAGTAATTCTTTCTTTCCTAATGATTTAAACAAAAcagaattaaataaattaaaagaagaaattgAAAGAGATACGacattaatatatagaCCTCCTGAATTAATTGATTTATATTCAAATCTTGAAATATCTTCTAAAATTGATATATGGATGCTTGGttgtattttatatctacttctttttaaaatacatccttttcaaaataataatttcttatCTATTATTAATGCTAGCTTTACTATTCCTTATTctataaaatattctaAACGAATTATCTCTATTCTTCTCATGACTCTAAATAAAAATCCAAAAAATCGAATTGATACCTCTAcacttttatttattcttgAAAATTATGCAGACCTAAAAAAATGGTTTGCCTACATACCAGcagatataaaaaaaagagtTAACGAaatttttgaaaaaatgaatgaactcaatatgaataataaacaCAGTGATCTTATTGAGGTTAGTCATGAGAAGCTAATCGATGTTAAAATATCGTCACAAAAATATGAATCCAAGGTGCcaaaatgtaataataacTTTCTGAAGTTTTTTACAACCACCAATTTGAGTGGtgatatttttaagaaaaaaattctaACTGATCAGAATAGGAAGGAAGACAAACAGGTTAAGCTCACAGAAGGGGGGCTAACCGACCAAGTGGcaattaataaaaaggaCATATTAAAGGATGAGGAAACCGACCAAGTGGcaattaataaaaaggaCATATTAAAAGATGAAACAACCAATAATGTAGTAACTAATGATGAAACTGTGAAATTACCgaatgataatattattaacaaTGCAGGTAATAAAATGGATAACAATAAAAACAACAAATCTGATGAAATATTAGATAATATTGTAAATTCAattgatataaaaaattcCGTACCTGACCAGTCAGAAAATAAATCAACTAGCCATTCATACAATTTAATAACAATTGAATCTAAAGAAACCTTAATTATTGATCATATGGATTACGATTCAGTTGGAGATAAAATGAATACGGATTTTTCTTTTCAGGATACTTTATGTgtaaatgaaaagaaaagcATGAATAGTTTTTCGAATGATTTGAAGGATATAAAAGTGGAAAAAGATATTCAAAAGGGTGATTATTCTGAAAATATTCAGgttgtaaaaaataataatgatgtGCATCAAAAGGATTTGAAAAAAGTTGATGAAGGCACCAATTTGTTAAGTCTTGATGTGTTTCATTGTGAGGAAGAAACGAAtgattttaaaaagaaaaaggaaggaaattatataaaacaaaatgaatcaaattatataaaacaaaatgaatcaaattatataaaacaaaatgaatcaaattatataaaacaaaatgaatcaaattatataaaacaaaatgaatcaaattatataaaacaaaatgaatcaaattatataaaacaaaatgaaattgattttatttgttcAGATACCAATTTAAATAACgatataaatttatttgatgtgattcaaaataatgatttaaaaaagaaggaagagtttttaaatataaacacaAATAATGAGCatgataaaaatacaaCAACTTGTAGTAAcgaatattataatttcGGTTCATTTTACGACCCTTGGAATAATAACACAAAggataataatttctttgGAGGTGATAATTATTgtgtaaataaaaataatcttatatataacaatgATTTGTTCTTCGACAATTATGAATTGTCTACAactaataatatagaaaagAAGAATCATGatcttaaaaataattgtatggatataaataataacatattttctaataagaattattatgaacatgtagacaaaaaagaaaaaaatatttcatatgaatataatatgaatcACCATTCCAtatattcttcatataaaaatgaaaaaagatgtaatttaaatgacataaaacaaaataataataataataataattctaaatatattgtatCAGACAAAAATGATAAGTTTTCAGAGTTATTGGAAGAATTTCAAAAATGTTCCATTAAATga
- a CDS encoding hypothetical protein (conserved Plasmodium protein, unknown function), protein MKYHLVIKHLILLFCIFFNSFLSLKFKINYQNNFHTTNYINKNNCNVLKFCFILPEQVRKKYKSCFISNFTDKENIKIKSKKVINKNNIENNNDNIKKYITQNVMCDIINDDVLTKNSFIKKSNNKLYILITSPEAARIYRYVIILLIYNMKNKNFKYKNCHEKKINYIKKYIQDIPILSIGYSCNNILKNKFNKSLFYNISNKNMSINKRQIFKIKKQEFLQINRDIKTHLNIVFTPTKANATIFKKELRDFLFLEKKNNETNTKVHKTKIKKKNINVNVNINRDKHINKQHVHKNILWISSSISTSSFNDLHIYSQNDNNIYNHINIKRINCYDTQKVTYNKNDRTNKIHIKKNSIICLMSSSTVLSFYKNFGNNFSYVVCMGKNSYELLKKLNFKNIFFPENSKTETLLNILITLYHKLNNKYKHKYHIILTRQKDKNDEIKKILSQRNIPFQEIPCIKTKYNYDNISKLYEELQDYIEHTHKKKKKK, encoded by the coding sequence ATGAAATACCATCTTGTGATAAAGCATCTTATCCTActtttttgtatattctTCAATTCATTCTTGTCACTcaaatttaaaataaactaccaaaataattttcatacaactaattatataaataaaaataattgcaatgttttaaaattttgttttattttgCCTGAACAAGTcaggaaaaaatataaaagttGTTTTATTTCAAATTTTACAGATAAAgagaatataaaaataaaaagtaaaaaagtaataaataaaaataatatagaaaataataatgataatataaaaaaatatataacacaAAATGTTATGTgtgatataataaatgatgatgttcttacaaaaaattcttttataaaaaaatcGAATAACaaattgtatattttaattacATCACCTGAGGCAGCTAGGATTTATAgatatgttattatattacttatatacaatatgaaaaataaaaattttaaatataaaaattgtcatgaaaaaaaaataaattatattaaaaaatatatacaagATATACCTATCCTTTCGATTGGATACTcatgtaataatattttgaaaaataaatttaataaatcacttttttataatatatcgaacaaaaatatgtctattaataaaagacaaatattcaaaattaaaaaacaAGAATTTTTACAAATTAATCGTGATATAAAAACTCATCTTAATATTGTTTTTACACCTACTAAAGCAAATGCGacaatatttaaaaaagaattaagagattttttatttcttgaaaaaaaaaataatgaaacAAATACAAAGGTTCATAAAACAAAgatcaaaaaaaaaaatataaatgtaaatgtaaatataaaccgagataaacatataaataaacaacatgttcataaaaatattctatGGATTTCTTCATCTATTAGTACATCATCATTTAATGATCTACATATTTATTCTCAAAATgataacaatatatataatcatattaatataaaaagaataaacTGTTACGATACACAAAAAGTTACCTATAACAAAAATGACagaacaaataaaattcatataaaaaaaaattctatCATATGTCTTATGAGTAGTAGTACAgttttatcattttataaaaattttggAAACAACTTTTCTTATGTTGTATGTATGGGCAAGAACTCTTATGAActcttaaaaaaattaaattttaaaaatattttttttccagAAAATTCAAAAACAGAAACATTacttaatattttaataactctatatcataaattgaataataaatataaacacaaatatcatattattctGACAAGGCAAAAAGACAAAAATGAcgaaataaaaaaaatcttGTCACAAAGAAATATACCCTTTCAAGAAATACCATgtataaaaacaaaatataacTATGATAACATATCTAAATTGTATGAGGAATTACAAGATTATATTGAACAcacacataaaaaaaaaaaaaagaaataa
- a CDS encoding hypothetical protein (conserved Plasmodium protein, unknown function), which produces MHYATLQKFYYPKNLINEYRPQTVLKVVEDNKKFIYKKENVKEKNKKNEIHNETKIKKKYIYKNQNNPHYNKDVEENKYNADKEYKNKSDLHIYNEKDNFEYINKKKEKCNCEIICLKKNEQNYYNHFFNSKKYIPTLKANKNELKYFFHIIKNMMKKNIHNNDNIYILLMNFLCKNFPSYIGLFAHLWFECKILLAEKLIIVEFFRQLKINSEIIYHFFNSGYDSFETLLSITPHDLIKIQNFNNVIWLPGHSFRLKMIFSNIKDYFKIFIQQNDDYIQKIKNYIIQKRNKKTKHIKNSKYIQNYNKNNKKDINHLNLPPIHKYLSMQQLHDINIMHTKKMDLLSSNLKHLKFKPQNIFEQNESLITNYHCFAEPLLKTINSFFSTTC; this is translated from the coding sequence ATGCATTATGCGACACTtcaaaaattttattatccTAAGAATTTGATAAACGAATATAGACCACAGACAGTGCTAAAGGTAGtagaagataataaaaagttcatttataaaaaagaaaatgtaaaagaaaaaaataagaagAATGAAATACATAAtgaaacaaaaataaaaaaaaaatatatatataagaacCAAAACAATCCacattataataaagatgtagaagaaaataaatacaatgctgataaagaatataaaaataaatctgatttacatatatataacgaaaaagataattttgaatatataaacaaaaaaaaagaaaaatgtaattgtgaaattatatgtttaaaaaaaaatgaacaaaattattataatcatttttttaattcaaaaaaatatataccAACATTAAAAGctaataaaaatgaattaaaatatttttttcatattataaaaaatatgatgaaaaaaaatattcataataatgataatatatatattcttctaatgaattttttatgtaaaaatTTTCCATCATATATAGGTCTGTTTGCTCATTTGTGGTTTGaatgtaaaatattattagctgagaaattaataattgTAGAATTCTTTAGACAACTTAAAATTAATTCAGaaattatttatcatttttttaatagtGGATATGATTCTTTTGAAACATTATTATCTATTACACCACATGATTTAATAAAGATacaaaattttaataatgtCATATGGTTACCTGGCCATTCTTTTCGTCTTAAAATGATTTTCTCAAATATTAAAgattattttaaaatattcatacaacaaaatgatgattatattcaaaaaattaaaaattatattattcaaaaaagaaataaaaaaacaaaacatATCAAAAActcaaaatatatacaaaattataataaaaacaacAAAAAGGATATTAACCATTTAAACTTACCACcaatacataaatatttatctaTGCAACAATTAcatgatataaatattatgcatacaaaaaaaatggatCTTCTATCATCTAATTTGAAGCATTTAAAGTTTAAACctcaaaatatttttgagCAAAATGAATCATTAATTACAAATTATCACTGTTTTGCCGAGCCTTTATTGAAAACAATAAATAGCTTTTTTTCAACAACATGttaa
- a CDS encoding dipeptidyl aminopeptidase 2 → MNTFYIFFLFVLTSCFVKGDLPIHALMGDVSGIWKIKQTRKMSQKPEHCGGGIPNRNLDNLKPSIRNYERFLENEYGNLDTKIINLTLEKVKIINQEKPRDKWTYLSVRDYEKNEIIGTWTMVYDEGFEIRLNGSKYFAFFKYERKSNAHCPTSIEDKSYNDRDCYKTNPTQTHIGWVLDEKVNENKNEKKFHWGCFYAEKKESAPVSSFVLHNGRENKTNLEDSHEYHFEEKKKKNLPSIGRRSNYKKFRFSNLQKIYGSTQTHLRDIYGSAGERKYACRKKDLLNLKIRLTLPKEFSWGDPFNDENFEENVDDQKDCGSCYSISSVYSLERRFEILFWKKYKKKVNMPRLSHQSILSCSPYNQGCDGGYPFLVGKHLYEYGIIPERYMHYENNDNNNCIMDMGNYNNLNEQNRNIKEIYYVSDYNYINGCYECTNEYEMMNEIILNGPIVAAINATSELLNFYNIDDKNLVYDILPKDTHQVCDIHNKGFNGWQQTNHAINIVGWGEQIINKDKIKNDEPNNNYNNNNNDNNQTLIKYWIIRNTWGKKWGYKGYLKFQRGINLAGIESQAVYIDPDFSRGYPKDILQSDLLE, encoded by the exons atgaatactttttatattttctttttatttgtGCTGACGTCATGCTTCGTAAAAGGTGATTTGCCTATACATGCTCTTATG ggaGATGTATCAGGaatatggaaaataaaacaaaCAAGAAAAATGAGCCAAAAGCCTGAACATTGTGGTGGGGGTATACCGAATAGAAATTTGGATAACTTAAAGCCAT CCATAAGAAATTATGAAAGATTTTTGGAGAATGAATATGGGAACTTAGACACAAAGATTATAAACTTAACACTGgaaaaagtaaaaataattaatcAAGAAAAACCAAGAGATAAATGGACATATCTTTCTGTAAGAGATTATGAAAAGAATGAAATTATTGGTACTTG GACCATGGTATATGACGAGGGCTTTGAAATAAGATTGAATGGAAGTAAATATTTCG CTTTTTTTAAGTATGAAAGAAAATCAAATGCACACTGCCCTACCTCAATTGAAG ACAAAAGTTATAATGATAGAGATTGCTACAAAACCAATCCGACACAAACACATATTGGATGGGTACTCGATGAAAAAgttaatgaaaataaaaatgaaaaaaaatttcacTGGGGATGTTTTTATGCAGAGAAGAAAGAAAGTGCTCCTGTGTCTTCCTTTGTCCTTCATAATGGGAGGGAAAATAAAACGAATCTCGAAGACAG TCATGAATATCAttttgaagaaaaaaaaaaaaaaaatcttcCTTCTATTGGAAGGAGAtcaaattataaaaagttTCGATTTTCCAACctacaaaaaatatatggaTCTACACAAACGCACCTAA GGGATATCTATGGAAGCGCAGGCGAGCGAAAATATGCATGCAGAAAAAAAGACCTTCtgaatttaaaaatacGACTTACATTACCAAAAGAATTTAGTTGGGGAGACCCTTTTaatgatgaaaattttGAAGAAAACGTAGATGATCAAAAAGATTGTGGTAGCTGTTATTCTATATCTAGTGTGTATAGTTTAGAAAGAAGgtttgaaatattattttggaagaaatataagaaaaaagtAAATATGCCTAGATTGTCTCATCAATCAATATTAAGTTGTTCTCCATATAATCAAGGATGTGATGGAGGGTATCCTTTTCTGGTTGGCAAACATTTGTATGAATATGGAATAATACCTGAACGGTACATGcattatgaaaataatgataacAATAATTGTATTATGGATATGGggaattataataatttaaatgaacaaaatagaaatataaaagaaatttattatgtttcagattataattatataaatggaTGTTATGAATGTACTAATGAATATGAAATGATGaatgaaattattttaaatggACCCATAGTTGCAGCTATTAATGCAACCTCAGAACtcttaaatttttataatatagatGATAAAAATCTTGTTTATGATATACTACCTAAGGATACGCATCAAGTATGtgatatacataataaagGATTTAATGGATGGCAACAAACCAACCATGCAATAAATATTGTCGGATGGGGTGAacaaataattaataaagataaaataaaaaatgatgaacctaacaataattataataataataataatgacaataatcagacattaataaaatattgGATTATAAGAAATACTTGGGGGAAAAAATGGGGATATAAAGGCTATCTCAAATTTCAAAGAGGCATTAATTTAGCAGGTATTGAATCACAAGCTGTTTATATCGACCCAGATTTTTCTAGAGGATACCCAAAAGATATACTTCAGTCCGATCTTTTGgaataa
- a CDS encoding putative nucleolar rRNA processing protein — protein sequence MSNFKNIIPKRTYLERGQAKHRLHLGELEKKVDYGKRREIYKKKKKIENVLKEKIMTKNPDEFHTGMIHSRVTEDNVLVREEKVLKKEVQLKNKRQELKEQTNDLYNKLKKINKRLTNYQMNIPLRYVFNNSHELYNENEIYTLKAENKKLKKRGELIQKKYNGLINMKKNLLDQIRKLDNKYITTYHKVDGYNIVTDKGKTPYRLYQPRLK from the coding sequence atgtcgaatttcaaaaatataattccTAAGAGAACTTACCTCGAGAGAGGTCAAGCCAAGCATCGACTACATTTAGGAGAACTTGAAAAGAAGGTAGATTATGGAAAAAGAagagaaatatataaaaagaaaaaaaaaattgaaaatgtcttgaaggaaaaaattatgaCCAAAAACCCCGATGAATTTCATACAGGAATGATTCATTCAAGGGTTACAGAAGATAATGTGTTAGTTCGAGAAGAGAaagttttaaaaaaagaagtacaattaaaaaataaaagacAAGAATTAAAAGAACAAACAAATGatctttataataaattaaaaaaaataaataaaagacTTACAAATTATCAAATGAATATACCACTTAGGTAtgtttttaataattctcatgaattatataatgaaaatgaaatttatacattaaaagcagaaaataaaaaattgaaaaaaagaGGAGAActtattcaaaaaaaatataatggtttaattaatatgaaaaaaaatttattagATCAAATAAGAAAACTTGACAATAAGTATATAACTACATATCACAAAGTTGATggatataatattgtaaCAGATAAAGGAAAAACACCCTATAGATTGTATCAACCTCGTTTAAAATGA
- a CDS encoding hypothetical protein (conserved Plasmodium protein, unknown function): protein MKIIYEFKKEYYEIILNENNADDNVIDLFEKNINKCNIEIKPNDDINSDFLDFDQFKMLNIEKKNEDKEDADSIKDFLDKEPYNNFIDKLNDNLYNESCYKTDDEICNQINNPFDNTYSNELVIKYKEYFEENSFIVKKGDIYGADFLLYITEQKYAHSLYAVYIIYKHYILRDLIRILRVSHHIKKKVILILWNDLNCFNISDTLVYIKSYKYK, encoded by the coding sequence atgaaaattatatatgaatttaaaaaagaatattatgaaattatattaaatgaaaataatgcTGACGATAATGTAATTGATTTgtttgaaaaaaatattaataaatgtaatatCGAAATAAAACCcaatgatgatataaattCAGACTTTCTTGATTTTGATCAATTTAAGATGTTgaatattgaaaaaaaaaatgaggATAAAGAAGATGCAGATAGTATAAAAGATTTTCTAGATAAAGAGCCATATAACAATTTTATTGATAAATTAAACgataatttatataatgaatcATGTTATAAAACAGACGATGAAATATGtaatcaaataaataatcCATTTGATAATACATATAGCAATGAATTagttataaaatataaagaatattttgAAGAGAATTCTTTTATTGTAAAAAAGGGAGATATTTATGGAGCTGatttcttattatatataacagAACAGAAATATGCGCATTCATTGTATGctgtttatattatatataagcATTACATATTAAGAGATCTCATTAGAATATTACGAGTATCAcatcatataaaaaaaaaggttaTTTTGATATTGTGGAATGATTTAAAttgttttaatatttctGATACTCTTGTATATATcaaatcatataaatataaataa
- a CDS encoding putative methyltransferase — translation MRAFFDSDIVINFTLSEEAIEKEKSIIENNKRLVRDCQREKLLCDVKKNWDKFYNQYKTNFFKDRKWLKVEFDHIFKEGLKNYDENVEESEIKKDDQTKLVLEIGCGVGNSLIPLLMEYEHCNFIGIDFSKHAINFLNDKWQKILSMNNKLKVENMNVESNMKDEYEKEIKNKNILSENNIKDGYQNDDNNNNNDDNNNNDDNNNNNNNNDHNNNNDCFILEEQNCSDIFELKSYKKLGNLIKTCVVDITSSDDDNSNFICEYGSVDIILLIYVLSAVQPDKMINVINNSYKYLKKGGYVLLRDYGLYDLTQVRFAIKKEKNISENFYVRGDKTFVYFFKTEELHDLFCNNGKFEEIQNKYITRIVKNRKRNLEMKRIWVQSIFRKI, via the coding sequence ATGAGAGCTTTTTTCGATTCTGACATTGTCATAAATTTTACCCTTTCAGAAGAAGCAattgaaaaagaaaaaagtattatagaaaataataaaagacTAGTACGAGATTGTCAAAGAGAAAAATTGTTATGTGATGTGAAAAAAAACTGGGATAAATTTTATAACCAGTATAaaacaaatttttttaaagataGGAAATGGTTAAAAGTCGAATTTgatcatatatttaaagaaggtttaaaaaattatgatgaGAATGTTGAAGAAAgtgaaataaaaaaagatgatCAAACCAAACTTGTATTAGAAATTGGATGTGGTGTTGGCAATTCATTAATTCCACTATTAATGGAATATGAACATTGTAATTTTATAGGAATCGATTTTTCAAAACATGCGattaattttttgaatGATAAATGGCAAAAAATTTTAAGTATGAATAATAAGTTAAAAGTTGAAAATATGAATGTGGAAAGTAATATGAAGGATGAGTATGAAAAGgaaataaagaataaaaatatattatcagaaaataatataaaagatgGCTACcaaaatgatgataataataataataatgatgataataataataatgatgataataataataataataataataatgatcataataataataatgattgTTTTATATTGGAGGAACAAAATTGTTCAGATATTTTTGAATTGAaaagttataaaaaattagGAAATTTGATAAAAACATGCGTAGTAGATATTACTTCATCAGATGATGACAATTCTAATTTTATTTGTGAATATGGTTCTgttgatattattttattaatcTATGTATTATCTGCTGTGCAACCTgataaaatgataaatgtaataaataattcttataaatatttaaaaaaaggtggttatgttttattaaGAGATTATGGTTTATATGATTTAACCCAAGTTCGTTTTGCCATtaagaaagaaaaaaatatatctgaaaatttttatgtaaGAGGTGATAAAACCTTtgtgtatttttttaaaacagAGGAATTACATGATCTATTTTGTAATAATGGAAAATTTGAagaaatacaaaataaatatataaccAGAATTGTTAAAAATAGAAAGAGAAATTTGGAGATGAAAAGAATATGGGTTCAATCAATATTTAGGAAGATATAA
- a CDS encoding putative RNA-binding protein: MDRYGHNVRSDIKKQGYEDSNLPILCETCLGENPYVRLIREENGKECKICKNVFTHFRWKPGENSRYKQTVICMKCAKVKNVCQTCLFDLQYNLPVQVRDKFLENSIVLPENETNRNFFLEQMENNMSSTYDKMNRINIDLSKLKRRDPYFKRNMARVCSFWRKNSCNRGDECPYLHKEIHLDKSLSNQNIKNRYTGENDILAQKILSKYNEKNNDDKNSSNKICIQGISDSVNQANIKECFKKFGDIKSIKMIPKDSKMFISYSNPQAAKKASDKYKDGLFLNGCNLTVELQEISKCNHKNNHPSINYMDNHIYPNNISSQMIYNPMYYPYYNMNNINPNSAPYSSMLPSEAEQRK, from the coding sequence atGGATAGATATGGACATAATGTAAGATCAGATATAAAGAAGCAAGGATATGAAGATTCAAATTTGCCTATTCTTTGTGAGACTTGTTTAGGAGAGAATCCATATGTTAGATTAATAAGAGAAGAGAATGGAAAGGAATGCAAAATATGTAAGAATGTATTTACTCATTTTAGATGGAAACCTGGTGAGAATTCAAGATATAAACAAACGGTTATATGTATGAAATGTGCTAAAGTTAAAAATGTTTGTCAAACTTGTTTATTTGATTTACAATATAATTTACCTGTACAAGTCAGAGACAAATTTCTTGAAAATAGTATAGTATTACCAGAGAATGAAACAAATcgtaatttttttttagaacAGATGGAAAACAATATGTCTTCAACATATGATAAAATGAATCGTATTAATATAGATTTAAGTAAATTAAAAAGACGAGATccatattttaaaagaaatatgGCAAGAGTTTGTAGTTTCTGGAGGAAAAATTCTTGTAATCGAGGTGATGAATGTCCATATCTTCATAAAGAAATCCATTTAGATAAATCTTTGTcaaatcaaaatataaaaaatagatATACAGGAGAAAATGATATACTAGCTCAGAAgatattatcaaaatataatgaaaaaaataatgatgataaaaatagttctaataaaatatgtatacaaGGTATTAGTGATTCTGTTAATCAAGCAAACATAAAAgaatgttttaaaaaatttggAGATATTAAATCTATAAAAATGATACCAAAAGATTCCAAAATGTTTATATCTTATTCTAATCCACAAGCAGCTAAAAAAGCTAgtgataaatataaagatgGTCTTTTTCTTAATGGTTGTAATTTAACTGTAGAATTACAAGAAATTTCAAAATGtaatcataaaaataatcatcCTTCTATAAATTATATGGATAATCATATCTATCCAAATAATATCTCATCTCAAATGATTTATAATCCTATGTATTATccatattataatatgaataatataaaccCTAACAGTGCCCCCTATTCTTCCATGTTACCATCTGAAGCGGAGCAACGgaaatga